Proteins encoded by one window of Anas platyrhynchos isolate ZD024472 breed Pekin duck chromosome 14, IASCAAS_PekinDuck_T2T, whole genome shotgun sequence:
- the GABRA1 gene encoding gamma-aminobutyric acid receptor subunit alpha-1 isoform X2, whose protein sequence is MKRILVLCDCLWAWSLLLNALTERSYGQTSSQDELKDNTTVFTRILDRLLDGYDNRLRPGLGERVTEVKTDIFVTSFGPVSDHDMEYTIDVFFRQSWKDERLKFKGPMTVLRLNNLMASKIWTPDTFFHNGKKSVAHNMTMPNKLLRITEDGTLLYTMRLTVRAECPMHLEDFPMDVHACPLKFGSYAYTRAEVVYEWTREPARSVVVAEDGSRLNQYDLLGQTVDSGIVQSSTGEYVVMTTHFHLKRKIGYFVIQTYLPCIMTVILSQVSFWLNRESVPARTVFGVTTVLTMTTLSISARNSLPKVAYATAMDWFIAVCYAFVFSALIEFATVNYFTKRGYAWDGKSVVPEKPKKVKDPLIKKNNTYTAAATSYTPNIARDPGLATIAKSATIEPKEVKTETKPAEPKKTFNSVSKIDRLSRIAFPLLFGIFNLVYWATYLNREPQLKAPTPHQ, encoded by the exons CTATGGGCAAACCTCATCACAAGATGAACTTAAAGACAACACCACAGTGTTTACCAGAATATTGGATCGTCTGCTGGATGGTTATGATAACCGCCTGAGACCAGGACTGGGAG AGCGTGTAACTGAAGTGAAGACTGACATCTTCGTCACCAGTTTTGGGCCTGTTTCAGACCATGATATG GAATACACTATAGATGTATTTTTCCGCCAAAGCTGGAAAGATGAAAGATTAAAATTCAAAGGACCTATGACTGTTCTCCGGTTAAACAATTTAATGGCCAGCAAAATTTGGACACCTGATACCTTTTTCCACAATGGAAAGAAGTCAGTGGCTCATAACATGACAATGCCAAATAAATTACTACGAATTACAGAGGATGGGACATTGCTGTATACAATGAG ATTGACTGTGAGAGCAGAGTGTCCAATGCATTTAGAAGACTTTCCTATGGATGTACATGCTTGCCCTTTGAAATTTGGAAGCt ATGCTTATACCAGAGCAGAGgttgtgtatgaatggacacgGGAACCTGCAAGATCAGTGGTTGTGGCTGAAGATGGCTCTCGACTGAACCAGTATGACCTGCTTGGACAAACTGTGGACTCTGGAATTGTTCAGTCCAGTACAG gagAATATGTTGTTATGACtacacattttcatttgaagAGAAAGATTGGTTACTTTGTCATTCAGACTTACCTGCCATGCATCATGACAGTGATACTGTCACAGGTGTCCTTCTGGCTTAACAGAGAATCTGTTCCAGCAAGAACTGTATTTG gagtAACAACTGTCCTAACAATGACTACGTTGAGCATTAGTGCAAGGAATTCACTACCTAAGGTGGCCTATGCCACTGCTATGGATTGGTTTATAGCGGTTTGTTATGCCTTCGTGTTTTCTGCACTCATCGAATTTGCAACAGTGAATTACTTCACAAAGAGAGGTTATGCATGGGATGGCAAAAGTGTCGTTCCTGAAAAG cCAAAGAAAGTGAAGGATCCtctcattaagaaaaacaacacatacacagCTGCAGCTACAAGCTACACCCCTAATATTGCAAGGGACCCTGGGCTGGCAACCATTGCTAAAAGCGCAACAATAGAGCCCAAAGAAGTtaagacagaaacaaaacctgcaGAACCCAAGAAAACTTTTAACAGCGTCAGCAAAATTGATCGACTATCAAGAATAGCCTTCCCATTGCTTTTTGGAATCTTTAATTTAGTCTACTGGGCTACCTATTTAAACCGGGAGCCCCAGTTGAAAGCCCCAACTCCCCACCAATAA